ATGGTCAAGTTCGTGATGTGTAAAACGAGTTTGTCTTGAATGTGGTGTAACAATTTGCCGAACGTGTCACACCATTTTACAATGTGCATTAGATTAATTATTAGTTTGAACAAGAGATTCAAGTTATCATAGCTTTTATTTCAAAGTATTAAGTGTAGGACGAAATCTGCGTAACACAGTAAATTACAAAGTATCGGTAGGGTGTAGGGAGGGGAAAGCATCAAAGAAAGACCAAAGTCCAAACGCATTGATGACACTAGTCCCTCCGGCACCCGCTATTGCGTCATAcggaaattgttgttttgcatAGCACTTAATTCAAATGACCCTTTTATGTACCGAGTGACGTGAGCGCATATTTACCATACCAGTTATATTCGTAGGCATTGGAATGTTCATGTTTCTTTTAAAATCACCAAATATTACTATGATTATGAATGAGGAAGGATTTTTGGGCAGATGCAGTGGGAAGAACCTTAAATTACAGTTGAACTGAAACGCATTTATCACAATTTTGTCTGAAACAGATGCTCCATGGTGCGGACATTGTAAGGCTCTAGCTCCGGAGTACGCGAAGGCTGCCAAGGTATTGGCGGACAAAGACTCGAAGATCAAGCTCGCTAAGGTAGATGCAACCGTCGAGCCAGAACTGGCCGAGAAGTTCGGCGTTCGTGGCTACCCGACGCTCAAATTTTTCCGCAGTGGTTCTCACGTTGACTACACCGGCGGTCGCGAGCAAGACACGATCGTGTCGTGGCTCGAGAAGAAGACTGGTCCGGCCGCGAAGGAACTGGAAACGGTGGAGGCTGCAGAAGAGTTCCTTAAAGAGAACAACGTAGCAGTGGTTGGATTCTTCAAGGATCGTGACTCGAAGGAAGCGAAGGCTTACTTTGCCACCGCGGTTGCCATTGATGATTATCCGTTCGCCGTTACAAGCAGTGAAGATGTGTACTCCAAGTACGAAGCCAAATGCGGCTCCGTTGTGCTGTTCAAGCAGTTCGACGAAGGCAAGGCCGTTTTCGAAGGAGAAGCAACCGAAGAAGCGCTCAAGAAGTTTGTCACAGCCCAAGCCTTACCGTTGATTGTTGACTTTAGTCACGAAACGGCTCAAAAGATCTTTGGAGGCGAAATTAAGAGCCACCTGCTGTTCTTTATCTCGAAAGAAGCTGGACACATGAAGGAATATGTTGACCCTGCCAAGGAAGTCGCCAAGAAATTCCGTGAGCAAATTTTGTTCGTGACGATCGATGCCGACCAGGAGGACCATACCCGCATTC
The nucleotide sequence above comes from Anopheles bellator chromosome 1, idAnoBellAS_SP24_06.2, whole genome shotgun sequence. Encoded proteins:
- the LOC131208070 gene encoding protein disulfide-isomerase; amino-acid sequence: MKLLLSAFALLTIATVAIAEEKVKTEDGVLVLTKENFDSVVADNEFVLVEFYAPWCGHCKALAPEYAKAAKVLADKDSKIKLAKVDATVEPELAEKFGVRGYPTLKFFRSGSHVDYTGGREQDTIVSWLEKKTGPAAKELETVEAAEEFLKENNVAVVGFFKDRDSKEAKAYFATAVAIDDYPFAVTSSEDVYSKYEAKCGSVVLFKQFDEGKAVFEGEATEEALKKFVTAQALPLIVDFSHETAQKIFGGEIKSHLLFFISKEAGHMKEYVDPAKEVAKKFREQILFVTIDADQEDHTRILEFFGMKKDEVPSLRIIRLEEDMAKYKPETNDLSADKIEQFVASFLEGKVKQHLLSQDLPEDWDKEPVKVLVATKFDEVVFDKTKDVLVEFYAPWCGHCKQLVPIYDQLGEKYKDNESVLIAKIDATANELEHTKISSFPTIFLYRKGDNEKVEFKGERTLEGFVKFLDGEKDEQPEEEESEEKPAKDEL